The following coding sequences are from one Dehalococcoidia bacterium window:
- a CDS encoding cupredoxin domain-containing protein: protein MIARRALSAFAVAAISLLAIACGGDAQRETVEIRFSSFGPAVIEARAGEPLTIALRNGDPIEHEWLVGDAAMHERHRAGTEAHHDTIPTEVTIPAMETRVTTVTFDEPGDYKFICHLPGHEAYGMVGLLRIT from the coding sequence ATGATCGCGCGGAGGGCGCTGTCGGCCTTTGCCGTAGCGGCGATCTCGCTATTGGCGATCGCGTGCGGCGGCGACGCCCAGCGCGAGACGGTCGAGATCAGGTTCTCGAGCTTTGGGCCGGCAGTGATCGAAGCGCGAGCCGGCGAGCCGCTCACCATCGCGCTGCGCAACGGCGATCCCATCGAGCACGAGTGGCTCGTCGGAGACGCGGCGATGCATGAACGGCACCGGGCGGGCACGGAAGCGCACCACGACACCATCCCGACGGAAGTCACGATCCCGGCGATGGAAACGCGCGTCACAACGGTGACCTTCGACGAGCCGGGTGACTACAAGTTCATCTGCCATCTGCCGGGGCACGAGGCGTATGGGATGGTCGGCCTGCTGCGGATCACGTAG